One part of the Rhodococcus oxybenzonivorans genome encodes these proteins:
- a CDS encoding serine recombinase, whose amino-acid sequence MNAATDRQWAVRDAVLRWLLAKTTEGYRSPILDADAIGAEVGWVATKLTNDEVADASMFLFKENYVTGVPVMGIGIPRPMLTVAGRRVAKAGKSLRYKDDAQQAKLRRRLTVPLAETSATTSSSSASGTEFER is encoded by the coding sequence GTGAACGCAGCTACCGATCGTCAGTGGGCGGTTCGTGACGCTGTTCTGCGTTGGCTTCTCGCGAAGACAACGGAGGGATATCGGAGTCCGATCCTGGACGCGGATGCCATCGGAGCAGAAGTCGGCTGGGTGGCCACGAAGCTCACCAACGACGAAGTGGCCGACGCCTCGATGTTCCTCTTCAAGGAGAATTATGTGACGGGCGTGCCGGTAATGGGTATCGGGATTCCACGCCCGATGCTGACCGTCGCCGGACGTCGGGTGGCCAAGGCAGGCAAATCCCTCAGGTACAAGGACGACGCTCAGCAGGCGAAGTTACGCCGGCGTCTGACCGTGCCGCTCGCAGAGACCTCCGCAACGACGTCAAGCTCGAGCGCATCAGGGACGGAGTTCGAGCGGTAA
- the puuE gene encoding allantoinase PuuE: protein MTHGFDSEYPRDLVGYGPKPPDPQWPGGAKIAVQFVLNYEEGAESNVLHGDGASETFLSEMVGAQPFPNRHMSMESVYEYGSRAGLWRVLRVFERRGLPLTIFAVAKAMQRNPEAVSAFRELGHEIASHGLWWKSYQLSDEDAERKDMAEAVDILRDLTGEAPLGWYTGRDSPRTRELVVEHGGFLYDSDSYADDLPYWVKVDSPGKGLVDHLVVPYTLDTNDMRFASPGGFPSGEQFFAHLRDAFDVLYAEGAEGAPKMLSVGLHCRIVGRPARTAALERFLDHVQSHEKVWVARRIEIARHWRNTHPVAPRR from the coding sequence ATGACCCACGGATTCGACTCCGAATATCCCCGTGACCTGGTCGGGTACGGGCCGAAGCCCCCCGACCCGCAGTGGCCGGGCGGCGCGAAGATCGCCGTCCAGTTCGTCCTCAACTACGAGGAGGGCGCCGAGAGCAACGTCCTCCACGGAGACGGGGCGTCGGAGACGTTCCTGTCCGAGATGGTGGGGGCACAGCCGTTCCCGAACCGGCACATGAGCATGGAGTCGGTATACGAGTACGGTTCCCGCGCCGGACTGTGGCGTGTGCTTCGGGTGTTCGAGCGGCGAGGACTGCCGCTGACGATTTTCGCGGTGGCCAAGGCCATGCAGCGAAACCCCGAAGCCGTCAGCGCCTTTCGTGAACTCGGCCACGAGATCGCCAGCCACGGTCTGTGGTGGAAGTCGTATCAGCTTTCCGACGAGGACGCCGAACGCAAGGACATGGCGGAGGCGGTCGACATCCTGCGCGATCTGACCGGTGAGGCGCCGCTGGGCTGGTACACCGGCCGCGACTCCCCTCGCACCCGGGAACTTGTGGTCGAACACGGCGGCTTCCTCTACGACTCCGACTCGTACGCCGACGACCTGCCGTACTGGGTGAAGGTGGATTCGCCAGGCAAGGGGCTGGTCGACCACCTGGTGGTGCCGTACACCCTCGACACGAACGACATGCGGTTCGCCTCGCCGGGAGGTTTTCCCAGCGGTGAGCAGTTCTTCGCTCATCTACGGGACGCCTTCGACGTGCTCTACGCGGAGGGCGCCGAGGGGGCGCCGAAGATGCTGTCCGTGGGTCTGCACTGCCGCATCGTTGGCAGGCCCGCGCGCACCGCCGCGCTGGAACGATTCCTCGACCACGTGCAGTCCCACGAAAAAGTGTGGGTAGCCAGGCGGATCGAGATCGCCCGCCACTGGCGCAACACGCACCCGGTGGCTCCCAGACGGTGA
- the alc gene encoding allantoicase — protein sequence MTPNTPAPPSFRSLPDLAVRTLGGAVVWANDELFAERENLIRPTAAVYQPATFGHKGQIYDGWETRRRRIAGTDEAIVRLGVPGVIRGVVVDTAWFTGNYPPEISVEAAAIDGYPSADEVVGAQWTTIVGRSPVRGDTENPFPVDSERRWTHVKLTLYPDGGVARLRVHGEGRPDLHFLDAGPVDLAALENGARVTCCSNMFYGSPQNMLLPGSARVMGDGWETSRRRDDNNDWVEILLAAQGIVSLAELDTSYFLGNAPGEASIQGRDGDGDWVELLPRTRLQPDTRHRFVVDSDQPVTQARLDIFPDGGMARLRLWGSLTEAGRAGLRS from the coding sequence GTGACTCCGAACACTCCTGCCCCGCCCAGCTTTCGCAGTCTCCCGGACTTGGCCGTCCGCACGCTCGGCGGCGCGGTCGTGTGGGCGAACGACGAATTGTTCGCCGAGCGTGAGAATCTGATCCGCCCGACAGCCGCCGTGTACCAGCCGGCCACGTTCGGGCACAAGGGCCAGATCTACGACGGCTGGGAGACGCGTCGGCGCCGGATCGCGGGCACCGACGAGGCCATCGTGCGCCTCGGGGTTCCCGGTGTGATTCGGGGCGTGGTGGTCGACACCGCATGGTTCACGGGCAACTATCCACCGGAGATTTCCGTCGAAGCCGCGGCGATCGACGGGTACCCGTCGGCCGACGAAGTGGTCGGCGCACAGTGGACCACCATCGTCGGCCGCAGCCCAGTTCGAGGGGACACCGAGAATCCCTTTCCGGTGGACTCCGAGCGGCGGTGGACGCACGTCAAACTGACCCTGTACCCGGACGGTGGGGTGGCCCGGTTGCGCGTGCACGGCGAAGGCCGTCCGGATCTTCACTTCCTCGACGCCGGACCGGTGGATCTCGCTGCCCTGGAGAACGGGGCGCGAGTGACGTGCTGCTCCAACATGTTCTACGGATCGCCACAGAACATGCTGCTCCCCGGATCGGCTCGCGTCATGGGCGACGGCTGGGAAACCTCTCGGCGCCGAGACGACAACAACGATTGGGTGGAGATTCTTCTCGCCGCTCAGGGCATCGTGTCGCTGGCCGAACTCGACACCTCGTACTTCCTCGGCAATGCTCCCGGTGAGGCGAGTATTCAGGGTCGCGACGGCGACGGCGACTGGGTGGAGCTCCTCCCCCGGACACGCCTGCAGCCGGACACCCGGCATCGGTTCGTCGTCGACAGCGATCAGCCGGTCACGCAGGCCCGGCTCGACATCTTTCCGGACGGTGGCATGGCACGGCTGCGGCTGTGGGGTTCCCTGACCGAAGCCGGTCGGGCAGGGTTGCGGTCATGA
- a CDS encoding DUF6986 family protein — protein sequence MNPQYLSRLPDSGFDRVDALLGSVDTSLAQHFPGDRPQSQPIHTVYVSAADARPDTPRRWSEQAVALLDRYADALESVGTTGALPDVRTVLQNRPVMDLRIDFEDGYGWRSDDIEDAAALDAGRTLRLLSSDPDGPRFLGIRAKGLAPHERRRGIRTLELVLEGAGGVPNGFVFTVPKLRAAAQVTAVVALCEELERAYGLPDGSLHFELQIESPQAVIGPDGTVTVAKAIHLADGRCTGLHYGTYDYSAACGIASRFQSLEHPVADHAKSVMLVAAAQTGVWVCDGSTQVVPQGSDDDVRAALSRHYRLVTRSLERGYYQGWDMHPGHLITRWLATFDFYRGALPAAATRLQAYLDRQGGGVVDEPATAQALATVVLRGLACGAFDEDVVLAQAPGCTVDVLHNLVARAVVPGT from the coding sequence GTGAATCCCCAGTACCTCAGCCGGCTCCCGGACAGCGGCTTCGACCGCGTCGACGCCCTCCTCGGGTCCGTCGACACCTCCCTTGCACAACACTTTCCGGGTGATCGTCCGCAGTCTCAGCCCATCCACACCGTCTATGTGAGTGCGGCGGATGCGCGCCCCGACACCCCGCGGCGCTGGTCGGAACAGGCGGTTGCGCTGCTGGACCGCTATGCCGATGCGCTCGAATCCGTCGGAACCACCGGCGCTCTGCCCGATGTCCGCACGGTGTTGCAGAACCGTCCGGTCATGGACTTGCGCATCGACTTCGAGGACGGGTACGGATGGCGGAGCGATGACATCGAGGACGCCGCCGCGCTCGACGCGGGGCGCACACTGCGCCTGCTCTCGTCCGACCCCGACGGCCCGCGATTCCTCGGGATTCGCGCCAAAGGATTGGCGCCCCACGAACGCCGCCGCGGGATCCGCACTCTCGAACTCGTCCTCGAAGGTGCGGGCGGCGTTCCGAACGGTTTCGTATTCACCGTCCCGAAGCTGCGCGCCGCGGCGCAGGTCACCGCTGTCGTGGCACTGTGCGAGGAACTCGAACGCGCCTACGGGTTGCCGGACGGGTCACTGCACTTCGAATTGCAGATCGAGAGCCCCCAGGCCGTCATCGGCCCGGACGGCACCGTCACCGTCGCCAAGGCAATTCATCTCGCGGACGGGCGGTGCACCGGATTGCACTACGGCACTTACGACTACAGCGCGGCCTGCGGTATCGCGTCTCGCTTCCAATCGCTCGAGCATCCGGTGGCCGACCACGCGAAGTCCGTGATGCTGGTGGCGGCGGCCCAGACCGGGGTGTGGGTCTGCGACGGCTCCACCCAGGTCGTCCCGCAGGGCAGCGACGACGACGTCCGCGCCGCACTGTCCCGGCACTACCGGCTCGTCACCCGGTCGCTCGAGCGCGGTTACTACCAGGGCTGGGACATGCATCCCGGGCACCTGATCACCCGCTGGCTCGCCACCTTCGACTTCTACCGGGGTGCCTTGCCCGCCGCGGCCACGCGCCTGCAGGCCTACCTCGATCGGCAGGGCGGTGGCGTGGTGGACGAACCGGCCACGGCACAAGCCCTCGCCACCGTCGTTCTCCGCGGGCTCGCCTGCGGCGCGTTCGACGAGGACGTGGTACTGGCGCAAGCCCCCGGATGCACGGTCGACGTCCTCCACAACCTCGTCGCCCGCGCGGTAGTCCCGGGTACCTGA
- a CDS encoding ATP-grasp domain-containing protein: MAHLLLVESWVGAMGTLLPRSITELGAEFTFLTRRPEHYPEFTPDGSPHPLRLGRAVVKAETNDLASALDAARRIHADTPIDGVLTSCDYYLPTAAKIAGALGLPGPEPEAVGVACNKALTRAALDRFGLAEPRHATAPVDDPARLRAAAEAVGYPLVVKPTDLCAGMFVRRADNWETLEAAAGELSRFAVNARGQRRDPVVLLEEFLDGPEFSVESWIRDGEIHTVGVTDKCLGGASGFVETGHMFPAALEGEARAHLVTTAETAIRAVGLDHGVVHTELRFTAAGPRIIEINPRPAGNQITELIRHVTGVDLPTIAVELALGRIPHSAQRTDTLPDGRRPLSAAVSMLVPAEEGVLARIDGAEAVADHPSVVTSSFKSPGHRATAGMDNNSYLGSVITVSPEQFGARTLAERLVSSIRVTYGEEVSP, encoded by the coding sequence GTGGCGCACCTACTGCTGGTGGAGAGCTGGGTCGGGGCGATGGGAACTCTGCTGCCCAGGTCGATTACCGAACTGGGGGCGGAATTCACCTTCTTGACCCGGCGACCGGAGCACTACCCGGAGTTCACACCCGACGGGTCGCCGCACCCGCTGCGCCTCGGGCGTGCGGTCGTGAAGGCCGAGACCAACGACCTGGCCTCCGCACTCGATGCAGCTCGTCGTATCCATGCCGACACGCCGATCGATGGTGTCCTCACGAGCTGTGACTACTACCTTCCCACCGCCGCGAAGATCGCCGGTGCATTGGGCTTACCGGGTCCGGAGCCAGAAGCGGTGGGGGTCGCATGCAACAAGGCGCTCACCCGGGCTGCCCTGGATCGCTTCGGTCTTGCGGAACCTCGCCACGCTACTGCGCCGGTCGATGACCCGGCCCGACTTCGTGCTGCCGCGGAGGCAGTGGGGTACCCGCTGGTCGTCAAACCGACTGATCTCTGCGCGGGGATGTTCGTGCGACGCGCCGACAACTGGGAAACTCTCGAAGCCGCTGCGGGCGAACTGAGTCGGTTCGCTGTCAATGCGCGTGGGCAGCGGCGTGATCCTGTGGTCCTGCTCGAGGAGTTTCTCGACGGACCGGAGTTCAGCGTCGAGAGCTGGATTCGCGATGGAGAAATTCACACGGTCGGAGTGACCGACAAATGCCTGGGCGGTGCATCGGGTTTCGTCGAAACCGGGCACATGTTCCCTGCCGCTCTCGAGGGGGAAGCTCGCGCGCATCTGGTCACCACCGCGGAAACCGCGATCCGTGCGGTGGGGCTCGACCATGGTGTGGTGCACACCGAGCTCCGGTTCACGGCAGCAGGACCGCGCATCATCGAAATCAATCCGCGGCCGGCGGGTAACCAGATCACCGAGCTGATCAGGCACGTCACCGGAGTCGACCTACCGACCATTGCGGTAGAGCTCGCGCTCGGGCGGATTCCGCATTCTGCGCAGCGGACGGACACGCTGCCGGACGGGCGACGACCTCTGAGCGCGGCGGTGAGCATGTTGGTTCCGGCCGAGGAGGGTGTCCTCGCCAGGATCGACGGCGCAGAAGCGGTCGCGGACCATCCTTCGGTGGTTACGTCATCATTCAAGTCGCCCGGGCATCGAGCGACTGCCGGAATGGACAACAACAGCTACCTCGGCAGCGTGATCACCGTCTCGCCCGAGCAGTTCGGTGCGCGGACGCTGGCCGAGAGACTGGTGTCGTCGATCCGCGTTACCTACGGCGAGGAGGTGTCGCCGTGA
- a CDS encoding pyridoxal-phosphate dependent enzyme has translation MTTVIEPLARVGRSPLVRIEAPVPQRHPGYFAKIEALGFGGLKARSALSMLVGARGRGELRDGARIVESTSGTLGVGLAYVAQSLGHPLTLVVDSELEPAMRNLLRALGATLEIVDDPHPEGGWQQARLDALHQILANDENTYWPNQYDNPDNAAGYHGLADEIVTGLSAAGIDRADVLVCSVGTGGHSSGVGVRLRQLWPDLRIIGVDALGSKIFGQPATRRVMRGLGSSVHPGNVQYDMFDEVHWVGPREAVHACRSLARDGFHTGGWSTGAAATVAGWAAAAWPGTVITIFPDGPDRYLGTIFDDDWCRRHHLLDPPHTRPHEIDDCEDPTLCWTRCQSVRSPRGRGGDRSEVVTT, from the coding sequence GTGACGACCGTCATCGAGCCGCTCGCACGAGTCGGACGCAGCCCACTCGTGCGCATCGAAGCGCCCGTGCCGCAACGGCATCCCGGGTACTTCGCGAAAATCGAGGCGCTGGGGTTCGGCGGGCTCAAGGCCCGTTCTGCACTCTCTATGCTCGTGGGAGCGCGCGGGCGTGGGGAGTTGCGTGACGGTGCGCGAATCGTCGAATCGACCAGCGGCACATTGGGTGTTGGGCTCGCGTACGTGGCTCAATCGCTCGGGCACCCTTTGACGCTGGTGGTCGACAGCGAACTCGAACCAGCGATGCGGAACCTGTTGCGGGCGTTGGGGGCCACCTTGGAGATCGTGGACGACCCCCACCCGGAAGGCGGCTGGCAACAGGCTCGGCTCGACGCCCTGCACCAGATTCTGGCAAACGACGAAAACACCTATTGGCCCAATCAGTACGACAACCCCGACAACGCCGCGGGCTATCACGGTCTCGCCGACGAGATCGTCACCGGGCTCTCTGCGGCAGGGATCGACCGGGCCGACGTTCTGGTGTGCAGCGTGGGCACGGGTGGGCACAGCAGTGGAGTCGGCGTCCGGTTGCGGCAACTGTGGCCGGATTTGCGCATCATCGGCGTCGACGCGCTGGGGTCGAAGATTTTCGGCCAGCCTGCGACCCGCCGCGTCATGCGCGGTCTCGGTAGCAGTGTGCACCCCGGCAACGTTCAGTACGACATGTTCGACGAAGTGCACTGGGTCGGTCCCCGCGAAGCCGTGCACGCCTGCCGCAGCCTGGCCCGGGACGGCTTCCATACCGGCGGATGGTCTACCGGCGCCGCCGCGACAGTGGCCGGCTGGGCGGCGGCCGCGTGGCCGGGCACCGTGATCACGATCTTTCCCGATGGACCGGATCGCTACCTAGGCACAATCTTCGACGACGACTGGTGCCGTCGGCATCACTTGCTGGACCCACCGCACACGCGGCCGCACGAGATCGACGACTGCGAAGACCCCACGTTGTGCTGGACCCGATGTCAGTCGGTGCGGTCACCGCGCGGACGCGGCGGCGACCGATCGGAGGTGGTCACGACATGA
- a CDS encoding enolase C-terminal domain-like protein yields MKLQWTTRTLELARPFRISRSVMSARDAVTVTVTGSAPHLVGSGEVVSSVYAELDAGRIEAQLCRVRERCGDEASLTRVLAAVHPAVAAAVWSAVAELRALTEERSVAAHLGLPLPAEVPISRTLGIGTPRAMAAEAAEVAGRGVRLLKVKTDADGAESVRRLAAVAGAAPYNDMIVDPNESWTLATALQVLEDTQDLPVVGLEQPLPTSERHGLRELRSRTGIPVIADEAIHTRADLDELVGLADAVNIKLAKCGGVYHAREIADAARERGMDVMLGCLVCSSLGIAPAVHLASLARWCDLDGHLLLAWDPWTGLGGADGTLRPHDGAGLGVQLRTGNDR; encoded by the coding sequence ATGAAACTGCAGTGGACTACGCGCACGCTCGAGCTGGCACGGCCGTTCCGAATCAGCCGCTCGGTAATGTCCGCTCGCGATGCGGTCACGGTCACCGTGACAGGCTCAGCACCTCACCTCGTCGGCTCCGGAGAGGTTGTCAGCTCGGTGTACGCGGAACTGGACGCCGGACGTATCGAAGCACAGTTGTGCAGGGTCCGGGAGCGCTGCGGAGACGAGGCTTCGCTGACCCGTGTCCTCGCTGCCGTACACCCGGCGGTGGCTGCCGCGGTGTGGTCAGCCGTCGCCGAACTCCGGGCACTGACGGAGGAGCGATCGGTTGCCGCTCATCTCGGTCTGCCGCTTCCAGCGGAAGTTCCCATTTCGCGCACCCTCGGCATCGGAACGCCACGGGCAATGGCCGCCGAGGCCGCCGAAGTGGCCGGGCGCGGTGTCCGGCTTCTCAAGGTCAAGACCGACGCCGACGGGGCCGAGTCGGTCCGGCGACTAGCTGCGGTGGCAGGCGCTGCACCCTACAACGACATGATCGTGGATCCGAACGAATCGTGGACTCTGGCGACGGCTTTGCAGGTGCTCGAGGACACCCAGGATTTGCCGGTGGTGGGCCTCGAACAGCCGCTGCCGACGTCCGAGCGTCACGGACTTCGAGAACTGCGCAGCCGCACCGGTATTCCGGTGATCGCGGACGAGGCCATCCATACGCGTGCCGATCTTGACGAGCTCGTCGGCCTCGCGGATGCCGTGAACATCAAACTCGCCAAGTGCGGTGGGGTCTACCACGCCCGCGAGATCGCGGACGCGGCTCGCGAACGCGGAATGGACGTGATGCTCGGGTGCCTCGTGTGCAGCTCACTGGGCATCGCGCCGGCAGTCCATCTCGCCTCGCTCGCCCGGTGGTGCGACCTGGACGGGCACCTGTTACTCGCATGGGATCCGTGGACCGGGCTGGGTGGTGCAGACGGCACCTTGCGCCCGCACGACGGCGCCGGCCTCGGCGTACAGCTCCGCACAGGAAACGATCGATGA
- a CDS encoding MFS transporter — MSEKRSSAGTFALLRSFPLSVQLLVLNQYGVNTGFYMLVPYLSLHLTGNLGLSLTITGLVLGVRTLSQQGLFLIGGTAADRLGPHRVIIAGCALRSVGFAVFAFGTSVPALLAASILSGLAGALFNPAVRSYIAVAEPTRRAEAFAVFNVFAQAGALSGPLIGSALLAVDFRTVAIAAAVIFAALTLAQLRFLPPPHRRTVYDDGPRRLGVRSWQTADSYCSHSPCSACSPCRPRCIWCIRCWPVGSRIGKVWWRCSF; from the coding sequence ATGAGCGAAAAACGATCATCCGCAGGAACGTTCGCGCTGCTGCGCAGCTTTCCGCTGTCTGTTCAGCTACTGGTGCTGAACCAGTACGGTGTCAACACCGGCTTCTACATGCTTGTGCCGTATCTGTCACTTCACCTGACCGGGAACCTCGGCCTGTCTTTGACGATCACCGGTCTGGTCCTCGGTGTCCGCACCCTCAGCCAACAGGGACTCTTCCTGATCGGCGGCACCGCCGCCGATCGGCTGGGACCCCATCGTGTCATCATTGCGGGCTGTGCCCTGCGGTCGGTGGGCTTCGCTGTGTTCGCGTTCGGCACAAGCGTGCCGGCGCTTCTCGCCGCGTCGATCCTGTCGGGACTGGCGGGCGCGTTGTTCAATCCGGCGGTGCGTTCCTACATCGCGGTCGCCGAGCCGACCCGGCGCGCTGAGGCGTTCGCGGTGTTCAACGTCTTCGCGCAGGCAGGTGCCCTCTCCGGGCCCTTGATCGGCAGTGCTCTGCTGGCAGTGGACTTCCGAACCGTCGCGATCGCTGCGGCGGTGATCTTCGCCGCCCTCACCCTGGCGCAGCTGCGGTTCCTGCCCCCCCCACACCGTCGAACCGTCTACGACGACGGTCCTCGGCGGCTGGGGGTTCGGTCTTGGCAAACCGCCGATTCGTACTGTTCACACTCGCCATGCTCGGCATGTTCGCCCTGCAGACCCAGATGTATCTGGTGTATCCGGTGCTGGCCGGTCGGATCACGGATTGGGAAGGTGTGGTGGCGGTGCTCTTTCTGA